In the genome of Limnothrix sp. FACHB-406, the window CTTGATCGGGAAGTCAACAGCGATCAGCGTCACGAATACCGAGATGGAGTCATCATCCCCATGACTGGCGGAACCCCCAATCACAACGACATTACAGGAAATCTCTATATTGTCCTCAAGCTGGCACTCCGACATCGGAACTATCGTGTTTTCCAGGCTGATCAGCGGCTGTGGATTCCTGAGCGGCGGATGTATACCTATCCCGATGTGATGGTGTTGCCCAAGCCGATCGAACTGCAAGCGGGTCGCAAAGATACGGTAACGAATCCCTTGCTGATTGCAGAAGTGTTGTCCAGATCTACTCGCAACTATGATGGGGGCGAAAAATTTGCCGCCTATCGCACCATTCCCAGCTTTCAGGAATATCTCCTAATTGACCAATACGAAATGCGCGTTGAGCAATTCATCAAATTAGAAGATTGTGAGTGGCGATTTTTGGAATATCGCAAGCCTGAATCTACCCTTCAGCTCAAAACTGTTGAATTAACTTTGCAATTAACTGATCTTTATAGCAATATTGATTTTTCGGAAATGGATTTATCGACTGATGAGCTGGCGATGGATCAGCCGGAAGATCAACAGAATATTTGAAACGTCAAAACTGAGAGGCTGCGGATCTTAACAATTGATGCGGACAAAATGCTTAAGCAGCTTGCGCCGCAATCGTCTTTATTCTGTTAGTCCCCAAAGATCCTTTTTCGATACCCTCGTAAGCACTGAGATTCAATTGAAAGCCAAATTAACAGGCATGATTCAAAAATTCCAGAAAAACACTGCTCAAAAGCCAAGCGAGCAGTCCCAAATTCAGCCCAAAATCTTGAAGAATAGGCTCATCAATCGTGGAGCTTGGCTCGGCTCTGGGGCGATCGCGATCGGGCTAATTCTGATAGCTAATCCTTTGCGGGCCCAACTCCCCAGCAACAGCGATGATCCAAATAATACGCCCGATCGACAGCCAACTATGGCCCTGATTTTGGAAAACCGCACCAAAGATGCTTTTATTCGGCGGTTTGTGATCCGAGAACGGCGCAATCGCCCTGGAACCGATTTATTAGCAGATTCCATTGGCATTTATCCCAACGAAGCTCGCCTCATGACCGGTAATTATCCGCGTCGGCTTTTGAGTTGTGTGGAAGTGGTTCCCGTCGGAGGGGGCGAGCCAGTTCGCCACATTGATATGGGACGGGTGCAAGTTGTAGGCAATCGAATTCGATTCAGCATTGAAGGAAATTGGAAAGAACCACCCTTTGTACCGGGCCCTTGCCCCTAGACAATGTCCGCAAAATTCTAGCCTTGCCAATAGTCTTGGAAAGATCTTGAATGCCATGGATTCTTGCTACCCAATTTTGCAAAATTGCCAGCGTGAACGTGTGAGTGACGGCGCGATCGTCCCTGTTTTGGAGGGGTGCGATCGGGCAGCCAAAATTCTGTTTATTGCTCTGCCTCAATTGGGGGATTTTGATAGCTTGGAATATGCCTGGTGGTTGCGTCGGGAGGCCGATCGCCTGCGTGATCATGAAATTGTGCTGCGGGCTGTGGGGATTGGCGATCGCTCCTCGGGGGAAAAATTTTGTGATTACACGGGGTTTCCCGCCGAAGCGCTGTCGATCGATCCCACGGCGGATCTCCATCAAGAATTGGGGTTGTATGGCGGCTTGACCCGATCGTGGTTGGGCTTGCGATCGGGTCAAAGTGCTTGGGTGAATTTGATGTTGATGTGTGCGGGGCTGGGCAGTCCGGGCACGCTGGCGGAGGTGTTTCGGGGTTACCGGGGCGATCGCGCCGCACCGCAGTTGATCGCTGACGACGAAACGATCGACACGAAATTACTGCCCCCGATGAAGGGTGAATTTTTTGCCCTGGCCGGCGGGCGGGGGTTTCAGCGTCCCTTTGAGCTGGCTACCTTGCGACTGCGAAATATGGTGGAAGTGTTGAGCCACTGGAATCGCTACGTTCCCGATGCTCAATACATGACCCAACGGGGGGGAACCTTTGTGTTCGATCGCGCCGGGACGTTGCTTTATGAACACCGCGATCGGGGAATTCTGGGCTTTGCCGCGAACATGGCTAATCCTTTGGCTTTCCTAGATCAGTTGGAACCGCCGAATTTGAACCCATCCCAGGCCGCGACGGTTGGCGACCCGGCTTAACCGCCCATCACTTGGGCAGAGCATCACGGGCGGCGATCGCATCGGGAACCCCCAAGGCGGCCGCGCGATCGAACGCTTCCCGGGCCTCAAAATTCCGCCCTTGCTTGGCCAACGCGCGACCTAATTTGAAGTGAGCCATGCCCGTGTTGGGCTGTAACTCCACCAACCGCCGATAGCCAATAATCGCCACCAACACATCGCCCGATTCCAAACTCAGATCCGCCAGAGCCTCTTGGGCATCGTAGGAATCTCCATCGGCCGACACCGCCCGTTGATAGGCGGCGAGCGCTCCAGGAATATCGCCCTGTTCCCGCAGAATTTTGCCAATTTGCAGATGAACGGTTGGATTTCGCGGATTCAGTCGAGCTGCCTGGGCAAAAGCCGCCGTGGCCTCCGTGCTGTTGCCGGCCGCCAACCAGGCCACCCCGAGCGAAACATAGGTGCTGTCGCGGCGGGGGTTCAGCTTTTGGGCCGCTTGCAACGCCGCGATCGCCTGTTGCACTTCGCCGGTCTTCAGTAGGGTTAGCCCCACAAACTCCTGGGCGGTCGCATTCCGGGGATCCAGATTCAGAACTTGACGGTAGGCTTGCAGTGCGCCGCTGTAGTTGGCCTGGCGATAGAGCACGGCTCCCAGCCCCAAATGGGCATTCAGGTGGCGCTCATCCAACTGCACCGCACGGTAGTAGGCGGCTAAGGCTGGTTCCAGGTCGTTCGTGTTGGCGAAGCTGAACCCAAGGGCATAGAAAAATTCAGCATTACGCGGATCAAGTACCGTTGCCTGTTGATAGGCCCGGGCCGCTTCTGCGAAGTTGCCGCGCATGGCTTGCACATAGCCAATGCCGGAATAGATGCGGGCGTTGTCTCGATCAAGCTGGGCCGCCCGTTCATAGATCACCAAGGCCGATTCCCAATCGCGCCGCTGCACAAACTGCTCGCCCCGCTCAATCAGATCCTGAAGTTGGGGATTATTGCTGCTGTTGCTGACTTGGGCCAGGGTGAGGGGACTGGCTTGGGCTAACTCGGGGGCCAGCCCGATCGCCCCGAACCAAACCAGTAACCCCAGCGATCGCCCAATCAGCCGACGGTGGCGGGGTTGAAACAGGGATTGAATGGCCATAGTTGCGGTTTCGATCCTTGCGCGATCGAGCGAGTGGAAGCGTTACAGGAGATCTCTTGCCAAAGATTTATTGCTGAAGATCTCTTGCCAAAGATTTATTGCCAAAAATCTCTTGCCGAAGATCTTAGGGCTTGCGGGGCCATCCCATCTGTGGACAGGCAACCAAAGACAAGGGGCTTCAGCCCCTTGCCATCCTGCTGGGATCTACCCTTGGGCGATCGCCTGGCCCGCCGCAATCCGGGCGCGATCAAACCCGCGTTGGTTCAGGATCTGCCAAGTGGGAACCATCTCCGGCCCCTGCATTGCCCCCATCAAGGTGGCCCGCAGGGTGCGCATCACCTGGCCCTTTTTCGTACCCGTGGACTTCACCACCTGATTAATCAGTGCCATGGCCGCGTCGTGATCCAAGGGCTGGTCGGTCAAGCCGGCCGCCAGCGCCGCCAAAATCTCCGCGCCGCCGGCCTGGGCCAGTTGGGCCTTAGCTTCGTCGGTGTAGTCCACCGTTTCGCTAAAGAACAGCTTGGCCGCCTCAGGCGCTTGATCCAACCGGACGATCGCCGTGGCCAGCAGACCCGCCAAAGCCTCCAGCCAGGGGCGATCGGCTACGGGGTCGAAGCTGTAGCCCGCACCTTGCCAGTAGGGAATCAGGCGATCGAGCAGCTCGGCTGGCGGCATCTTGTGCAGATATTGGGCGTTCAGCCAGTTCAGCTTGTCCCAATCGAACTTCGCGCCCGCCTTGTTCACGCGATCAATCTCAAATTGGGCGGCCGCTTGCTCCAGCGAAAACACCTCGTCCATCCCCTCCGGCGGGGCCCAGCCCAGCAGGGTCATGTAGTTGGCGATCGCCTCGGATAGATAGCCCATGTTGCGGAATTCCGACACCGACGTGGCCCCGTCCCGCTTCGAGAGCTTGCGCCCTTCCCGGTTCAGGATCAGCGGCGTGTGGGCAAATTCGGGAACCGTTGCGCCCAGGGCTTCGTAGAGCAAAATTTGCTTGGCGGTGTTGGCGATGTGGTCTTCACCCCGGATCACGTGGGTGATTTGCATATCAATGTCATCAACCACCACGGCCAGATTGTAGAGCGGTTGGCCCACATCATCGATGCCGGCCGCGCGGGCGACCACCATGTCGCCACCCAGGTCAAAGCCTTTCCATGTGACTGTGCCGCGCACTCGATCGTTCCAAGCGATCGTCCGCTTGTCGTCAATTTTGAAGCGGATCACCGGCTGGCGACCTTCGGCGATGAAGGCGGCTTCCTGCTCGGGGGTCAGGTTGCGGTGGCGGTTGTCGTATCGGGGCGCTTCGTTGCGGGCTTTTTGGCCCTCGCGCAGTTGCTCCAGTTCTTCCGGGGTGGTGTAGCAGCGGTAGGCCAAGCCCTTGTCGAGCAGGGTTTGGATCGCTTGCTTGTAAAACTCATTGCGCTTGGACTGGTAGAACGGGCCTTCATCCCAGTTCATGCCCAGCCATTGCAGGCCTTCGAGGATGTTGGCTTCAAATTCGGGGCGCGATCGCTCGGTGTCGGTGTCTTCAATCCGCAGCACAAAGGTGCCACCCGTGCGACGAGCATAAAGCCAGTTAAAAACGGCGGTGCGGGCCGTGCCGATGTGGAGATTTCCGGTGGGGCTAGGAGCGAGGCGAACGCGAACGGACACGATGGTGTTGGGGGCTAAAGGATTGTCATAAAGCGGCTTTGATTGTAGCGGGTTGCGGCCCTGACGGGGGGCGATCGGGTGACTGGCCTGGCTTGATCGATTGCGATAGTTTGGAAAGGTGTTCGATCTGAGGATCAACCCCATGACCCAAGTTTGCACGCCCATCGAACCGGCAATTCAACTCATTCAGCCAGAACCACCCCAGTCGATCGCCCTTAGTCAGCCCTATCGTTTCACGGTGACGGAATACCAGCGAATTTATGAGGCCGGTGCGCTCGCGCCGGACGCTCGCACGGAACTCATTGAAGGAATCATTGTCAAAATGTCGCCCATTGGATTTCGTCACCAATCCTGTGTCAGTCAACTAGCTGAGGTGTTTTTTGATCTATTGCGAAAACGGGCCACGCTCAATGTCCAATGTTCTTTGCAACTGACGGATTCACAGCCTCAGCCGGACTTGGCTATTCTGCGACGCGACCCGAAATTTTATAGAACTGGTCACCCCCAGACTAGCGATGTATTACTGCTGATTGAAGTGGCGGATAGCACGCTGAAATCTGATCGCGAGGTCAAAGGGCCACTCTACGCGCGATCGGGGATTGGCGAGTTTTGGCTAGTGGATTTGGAGCACAAAAAACTCGAGGTTTATCGTGATCCCAGTCCCGAGGGCTATCAAACCAAATTCACCCTCACCGCTGCCGATCGCGCCGCTTGCTTAGCCTTTCCCGACGAATCGATCGCCCTGTCAGACCTTTTTGGAAACCCAGCAGAATCATCCGCATAATTCGAGATATTGGTTGCTCGCCATTGCGCCAATGATTTTGCTAATAATCCAGCGGTAAATCGTAGGATTCCAACAGCGCCCGATCGCCCAATAATTCCGCCGTGGGTCGATCTTCTCGGATCCGCCCATGGGACAAAATCAAGGCTCGATGGGTGGTTTTGCCAATCCATTGCAAATCATGGGAAGCCACAATCAGCGATTGAATGGGTAAGGTTTCCAAAACCTGAGCGAGCGATCGTCGCCACCGAGGATCGAGGCCCGTGGTTGGTTCATCCAACACCAAAATGGCCGGCTCCAGGGCCAGCACGGCCGCCAAGGCCGCCAACCGCCGCTGCCCCCCCGAAAGTTCATGGGCCGATCGCCCCTCAAAGGCCAACAGATCAAAACGGGCTAGGAGTTCCCTGGCTTGGTTTTTGGCCTGGGCGATCGGGATGCCATAGTTCAGCGGCCCAAACATCACATCTTCCAAGATGGTCGGCATAAACAATTGGTCGTTGGCATCCTGGAAACAAAAGCCCAAGCGGCGGCGAATGGTGGGCAAGGTGCGCGGCTCCACCCGGGTTCCCCCAATCCACACAGCGCCTCGGCTCGGTTGCTTCAGGCCAATCAGTTGCTCCAAGAGGGTGCTTTTGCCACAACCGGTGGGCCCCAACAGGGCCACCCGATCGCCCGGCTCCAAAGCAAAGGAAATTCCCTGCAAAACCGGCGGCTGTTGGGGATAGGCAAATTGCAAATCTTGCACCAAAACGGCGGCCGACACTTCAGCGCGATCAAGCTCGCATTTAGAAAAAAGGGTCATGAATACTGTTGCGGCGGCCATGCGATCGAACTTTATTCCTGCTTGATCAACCTTAAAGGGATTAGGGCAACAGCACCAAACCAGCACCCGTTGGCATCGTCCCAAAGGGAGGCAAACCTGCGCCAAAATCCCTACGCGAAACCGTAGGAGCCAATCGCCAGACCAGCAGCCCCCACCGCCGCCCCCCACAACCACCATCGATGGTGTGGCGGGCTGGGGTGCAATAGGGGCAAGGCTCCCCCATAGCCCCGAACCACCATGGCCGCGTAGACCCGCTCAGCGCGATCGAGACTGCGCAAATACAGAGAGCCGATGGTGGCGGCGCTGACATAGCGCAACCAACTGCCCGGCCCCGACAGCCCCCGACAGGCGGCCGCCCGCTGCATCCGTTGCACCTCGTCGATCACAATTTCCAGGTATTGCCCCGCCAACAGAGCCGTTTCTCGCAAAGCGGCCGGCAGCGGCAAACTTTTCAAGGCGATCGCCAAACTATGGGGCGGCAGGGTCAACAGCACCCCATTCATCAGCAACAGGCAAACCAGCGATCGCGCCATCAGGAAGCTGGCCCGTTCCCAACCGTGGGGCAAGGCCGCCAGGCTCAGAAACACCAGTTCCGCCCCCAACAGGCCCAGGAGCGATCGCGCCGGAACCCGCAACCAGCAAACCCAGGCGATCGCCAAACTGCCATAGACCGCCAACGGGGCCCAAGCACCCACCCGCAAGCAAGCAGCCCCCAATACCCAAATCAGAGCCAACCGCAACCGCAACACCACCAGGGCCGGGCCCGGAGTCAATCGCTCCGAACCCCATGTTGATTGGCGATTGGCATTCAGGCTGATTTCAATCACGACTCTTCAGCTCGCTTGGGTTGCACCAACTTGGCGATCCCGAAGGCTGCACCAAAGGAAACCACACTGCCCAACAACCCCGTAATGGTCGTGCCCAAGGGCCCTAAGCCTTCAATGCCATAGTCCGCAAAGGGTGTAGGCACGGTAATTCGCACCTCTTCCGCCAGCCGAATAAAGCCCAAATCTTCTGCCACCTTTTCCAAGCCATCGGGCCAGGAAGATGCCAATAAAGACAGCACCCCCGCCACCAACAGCACGCCGATCACCGGCCCTTGCCACTGTTCCAAACGCGGCTTGGCTCCCGGCAGCAGGTCGGGGCGAGCCTTGGTCAAATAGCCAATGACACCAGCGGTGATGATCCCTTCGCCCAAGCCAATCAGGATATGGACTCCGGCCATGGCGGGCACGGCGAGCTGAAAGGCCGCCGTCCCGGATAACACCAGCTCGATCGCACAGGCGATCGCCGCCACCACCACACTCAACCCCGCTGCAATTCCGGCCGCGAGCGGTAACCGTCGCTGGGATCCCCCGAGCAGGCGCTGAATCACCTGGGTCAAAATCCAGCCCGTCCAGACCCCAAAGACGGCCATATTCAGAATGTTGGCTCCCAGGGCCGTGATGCCGCCATCGGCAAACAACACCGC includes:
- a CDS encoding energy-coupling factor ABC transporter permease, with amino-acid sequence MHIPDGFVSVPVATVTSAATIGAIALSLARTRSTYGLKQGPILGLTTAFVFAAQMVNFPVAGGTSGHLLGGTLAAVLMGNPWAGTLSIATVLLIQAVLFADGGITALGANILNMAVFGVWTGWILTQVIQRLLGGSQRRLPLAAGIAAGLSVVVAAIACAIELVLSGTAAFQLAVPAMAGVHILIGLGEGIITAGVIGYLTKARPDLLPGAKPRLEQWQGPVIGVLLVAGVLSLLASSWPDGLEKVAEDLGFIRLAEEVRITVPTPFADYGIEGLGPLGTTITGLLGSVVSFGAAFGIAKLVQPKRAEES
- a CDS encoding energy-coupling factor ABC transporter ATP-binding protein, producing the protein MTLFSKCELDRAEVSAAVLVQDLQFAYPQQPPVLQGISFALEPGDRVALLGPTGCGKSTLLEQLIGLKQPSRGAVWIGGTRVEPRTLPTIRRRLGFCFQDANDQLFMPTILEDVMFGPLNYGIPIAQAKNQARELLARFDLLAFEGRSAHELSGGQRRLAALAAVLALEPAILVLDEPTTGLDPRWRRSLAQVLETLPIQSLIVASHDLQWIGKTTHRALILSHGRIREDRPTAELLGDRALLESYDLPLDY
- a CDS encoding lipopolysaccharide assembly protein LapB; protein product: MAIQSLFQPRHRRLIGRSLGLLVWFGAIGLAPELAQASPLTLAQVSNSSNNPQLQDLIERGEQFVQRRDWESALVIYERAAQLDRDNARIYSGIGYVQAMRGNFAEAARAYQQATVLDPRNAEFFYALGFSFANTNDLEPALAAYYRAVQLDERHLNAHLGLGAVLYRQANYSGALQAYRQVLNLDPRNATAQEFVGLTLLKTGEVQQAIAALQAAQKLNPRRDSTYVSLGVAWLAAGNSTEATAAFAQAARLNPRNPTVHLQIGKILREQGDIPGALAAYQRAVSADGDSYDAQEALADLSLESGDVLVAIIGYRRLVELQPNTGMAHFKLGRALAKQGRNFEAREAFDRAAALGVPDAIAARDALPK
- a CDS encoding peroxiredoxin-like family protein encodes the protein MDSCYPILQNCQRERVSDGAIVPVLEGCDRAAKILFIALPQLGDFDSLEYAWWLRREADRLRDHEIVLRAVGIGDRSSGEKFCDYTGFPAEALSIDPTADLHQELGLYGGLTRSWLGLRSGQSAWVNLMLMCAGLGSPGTLAEVFRGYRGDRAAPQLIADDETIDTKLLPPMKGEFFALAGGRGFQRPFELATLRLRNMVEVLSHWNRYVPDAQYMTQRGGTFVFDRAGTLLYEHRDRGILGFAANMANPLAFLDQLEPPNLNPSQAATVGDPA
- the gltX gene encoding glutamate--tRNA ligase — its product is MSVRVRLAPSPTGNLHIGTARTAVFNWLYARRTGGTFVLRIEDTDTERSRPEFEANILEGLQWLGMNWDEGPFYQSKRNEFYKQAIQTLLDKGLAYRCYTTPEELEQLREGQKARNEAPRYDNRHRNLTPEQEAAFIAEGRQPVIRFKIDDKRTIAWNDRVRGTVTWKGFDLGGDMVVARAAGIDDVGQPLYNLAVVVDDIDMQITHVIRGEDHIANTAKQILLYEALGATVPEFAHTPLILNREGRKLSKRDGATSVSEFRNMGYLSEAIANYMTLLGWAPPEGMDEVFSLEQAAAQFEIDRVNKAGAKFDWDKLNWLNAQYLHKMPPAELLDRLIPYWQGAGYSFDPVADRPWLEALAGLLATAIVRLDQAPEAAKLFFSETVDYTDEAKAQLAQAGGAEILAALAAGLTDQPLDHDAAMALINQVVKSTGTKKGQVMRTLRATLMGAMQGPEMVPTWQILNQRGFDRARIAAGQAIAQG
- a CDS encoding Uma2 family endonuclease; amino-acid sequence: MIAQLDKHPQSLVVYSPEAYLDREVNSDQRHEYRDGVIIPMTGGTPNHNDITGNLYIVLKLALRHRNYRVFQADQRLWIPERRMYTYPDVMVLPKPIELQAGRKDTVTNPLLIAEVLSRSTRNYDGGEKFAAYRTIPSFQEYLLIDQYEMRVEQFIKLEDCEWRFLEYRKPESTLQLKTVELTLQLTDLYSNIDFSEMDLSTDELAMDQPEDQQNI
- a CDS encoding Uma2 family endonuclease, translating into MTQVCTPIEPAIQLIQPEPPQSIALSQPYRFTVTEYQRIYEAGALAPDARTELIEGIIVKMSPIGFRHQSCVSQLAEVFFDLLRKRATLNVQCSLQLTDSQPQPDLAILRRDPKFYRTGHPQTSDVLLLIEVADSTLKSDREVKGPLYARSGIGEFWLVDLEHKKLEVYRDPSPEGYQTKFTLTAADRAACLAFPDESIALSDLFGNPAESSA
- a CDS encoding CbiQ family ECF transporter T component codes for the protein MVVLRLRLALIWVLGAACLRVGAWAPLAVYGSLAIAWVCWLRVPARSLLGLLGAELVFLSLAALPHGWERASFLMARSLVCLLLMNGVLLTLPPHSLAIALKSLPLPAALRETALLAGQYLEIVIDEVQRMQRAAACRGLSGPGSWLRYVSAATIGSLYLRSLDRAERVYAAMVVRGYGGALPLLHPSPPHHRWWLWGAAVGAAGLAIGSYGFA